Proteins from a genomic interval of Oncorhynchus mykiss isolate Arlee chromosome 21, USDA_OmykA_1.1, whole genome shotgun sequence:
- the LOC110500247 gene encoding ras-related and estrogen-regulated growth inhibitor isoform X1, whose amino-acid sequence MAKSPEMKLAVFGRAGVGKSALVVRFLTRRFIWEYDPTLESTYRHQATIDDEVVTMEILDTAGQEDTQQKESHMRWGDGFVIVYDITDRGSFDEVAPLRGLLEEVKKPKNVPLVLVGNKADLDHARQVGTEEGERLAAEMACAFYECSACADEGGMVAEAFHELCRELRRRKVVQGKARRRSSTTHVKQAINKMLTKISS is encoded by the exons cTCTAGTGGTGAGGTTTCTGACCAGACGTTTCATCTGGGAGTATGACCCAACGCTTG AATCAACATATCGCCATCAAGCAACCATAGACGATGAGGTTGTGACCATGGAGATCCTTGACACAGCCGGACAG GAGGACACGCAGCAGAAGGAGAGCCACATGCGCTGGGGCGATGGCTTCGTCATTGTCTATGACATCACTGACCGGGGCAGCTTTGACGAAGTGGCTCCTTTGCGAGGCCTCCTAGAGGAAGTCAAGAAACCCAAGAATGTCCCGTTGGTTCTGGTGGGCAACAAAGCCGATCTAGACCATGCCCGACAGGTGGGCACAGAGGAGGGTGAGCGGCTGGCTGCCGAGATGGCGTGCGCCTTCTACGAGTGCTCGGCGTGCGCCGACGAGGGTGGCATGGTGGCGGAAGCATTCCATGAGCTGTGTCGCGAGTTGAGGCGCCGCAAGGTGGTCCAAGGCAAGGCCAGGCGCCGTAGCTCCACCACCCACGTCAAGCAGGCCATCAACAAGATGCTGACCAAGATCAGCAGCTAG